The sequence below is a genomic window from Leisingera sp. M658.
GGCACCATTCCTTATGTGCTGGGCAACGCGGTTGTGCTTTTCGCCCTGACCCTGGCCTTCCAAAGCCAGTGGCTGCAGATCCAGTGGATCGGCACCGCGGTGATCGGCATCTATGTCGCCTGCCTGGCCTATATCGTGCTGTTCAAACGCAGCGAAGTGATGAGCATCACTGCTTCGCCCGAGGAAAACACGCTCGACTTCGACAAGATCAAGACAGCCCATTAAGGGCGGTCTCCCGGCTGGCCCCCAAGTTTCCCCGAATGACGGGACCAGCCACCAAACTGCCTGGCAGCGCCTTTGGGCCTGCCAGGCGCCTTTCGAAGAAACATCGCCTTATCTGGGAGGTCCGCGATGAGTGCCCCGAATATTCTGATCCTGATGGTTGACCAATTGAATGGGACACTTTTCCCGGACGGCCCCGCCGACTGGCTGCATGCTCCGAACCTGAAGAAACTGGCGGAACGCTCGACCCGTTTCGCCAACGCCTATACTGCGTCGCCCTTGTGCGCGCCGGGCCGCGCCTCCTTCATGTCCGGCCAGCTGCCGTCGCGCTCCGGCGTCTATGACAACGCGGCTGAGTTCCGCAGCGACATTCCGACCTACGCCCACCACCTGCGCCGCGCGGGCTACTACACCTGCCTTTCAGGCAAGATGCATTTTGTCGGCCCCGACCAGATGCACGGGTTCGAGGACCGCCTGACCACCGACATTTACCCGGCTGATTTCGGCTGGACCCCGGACTACCGCAAACCCGGTGAACGCATTGACTGGTGGTATCACAACATGGGGAGCGTCACCGGGGCAGGGGTGGCGGAAACCTCCAACCAGATGGAATACGACGACGAGGTCGCCTATAATGCCACTGCCAAGCTTTATGAGCTGTCGCGCGGGCTGGACGACCGTCCCTGGGCGCTGACCGTCAGCTTCACCCACCCGCATGACCCCTATGTGGCGCGCAAGAAATACTGGGATCTGTATGAGGACTGCGAGCATCTGCTGCCGCAGGTCCCGGCAATGGATTACGACGACCACGACCCGCACGCCCAGCGGATCTTTGACGCCAACGACTGGCGCAGCTTCGACATCTCTGAGGAAGACATCAAACGCTCCCGCCGTGCCTATTTCGCCAATATCTCCTATCTGGATGACAAGATCGGCGAGATCCTGAATGTGCTGGAAACCACAAGGCAAGAGGCGATCATCCTGTTTGTCTCCGACCACGGCGACATGCTGGGCGAGCGGGGCCTTTGGTTCAAGATGAGCTTCTATGACGGCTCCTCCCGCGTGCCGCTGATGATCTCGGCACCGGATCTGCCCGCGGGATTGATCGAAACCCCGGTTTCCACACTGGATGTGACCCCGACGCTGGGCGCGCTGGCCGGTGTCGACATGGCTGAAATCGAACCCTGGACCGACGGCCAGAACCTGGTGCCGCTGGCCACCGGCACGGAACGGACCGAACCGGTTGCCATCGAATATGCTGCCGAAGCCTCATATGCGCCGCTGGTGTCGCTCCGCTATGGCAAGTGGAAGTACAACCGCTGCGCGCTGGACCCCGATCAGCTGTTCGATCTGGAGGCCGACCCGCACGAGCTGACCAACCTGGCTGCCGACCCGGCCCATGCCGGAACACTGGAAACCTTGCGCGCCAAATCAGACGCCCGCTGGAACCTGGAGGTCTTCGACGCAGAAGTGCGCGCCAGCCAGGCCCGCCGCTGGGTTGTCTACGAGGCCCTGCGCCAGGGCGGCTACTATCCCTGGGATTACCAGCCGCTGCAAAAGGCCTCCGAGCGTTACATGCGCAACCACATGGATCTCAACACCCTCGAGGAAAACAAACGTTTTCCCCGCGGCGAATAACCCGAAATCAGCACCCCGCCAGTTCATCTGGCTCCAAATATCCCCGCCGGAGGCATAAACTCATGACTCATCCCGCTCAACCCAAAGCCAGCCACTTCATCAACGGCGAATACGTCGAAGATACCGCAGGCACCCCGATCCCGGTGATCTATGCCGCGACCGGCGAACAGATCGCCACCGTCCACGCCGCCACCCCGGCGATTGTCGAACAGGCGCTGTCCACCGCCAAAGAAGCCCAAAAGGAATGGGCGAAAATGACTGGCACCGAGCGTGGCCGCGTGCTGCGCCGCGCCGCCGATATCATGCGCGAACGCAACCACGACCTCAGCGTTCTGGAAACCTATGACACCGGCAAGCCGCTGCAGGAAACCCTGGTCGCCGACGCCACCTCCGGCGCCGACGCGCTGG
It includes:
- the betC gene encoding choline-sulfatase, whose amino-acid sequence is MSAPNILILMVDQLNGTLFPDGPADWLHAPNLKKLAERSTRFANAYTASPLCAPGRASFMSGQLPSRSGVYDNAAEFRSDIPTYAHHLRRAGYYTCLSGKMHFVGPDQMHGFEDRLTTDIYPADFGWTPDYRKPGERIDWWYHNMGSVTGAGVAETSNQMEYDDEVAYNATAKLYELSRGLDDRPWALTVSFTHPHDPYVARKKYWDLYEDCEHLLPQVPAMDYDDHDPHAQRIFDANDWRSFDISEEDIKRSRRAYFANISYLDDKIGEILNVLETTRQEAIILFVSDHGDMLGERGLWFKMSFYDGSSRVPLMISAPDLPAGLIETPVSTLDVTPTLGALAGVDMAEIEPWTDGQNLVPLATGTERTEPVAIEYAAEASYAPLVSLRYGKWKYNRCALDPDQLFDLEADPHELTNLAADPAHAGTLETLRAKSDARWNLEVFDAEVRASQARRWVVYEALRQGGYYPWDYQPLQKASERYMRNHMDLNTLEENKRFPRGE